A genomic segment from Capra hircus breed San Clemente chromosome 7, ASM170441v1, whole genome shotgun sequence encodes:
- the TSPAN17 gene encoding tetraspanin-17 isoform X1, producing the protein MPGKHQHFQEPEVGCCGKYFLFGFNIIFWVLGALFLAIGLWAWSEKGVLSNISALTDLGGLDPVWLFVVVGGIMSVLGFAGCIGALRENTFLLKFFSVFLGLIFSLELATGILAFVFKDWIRDQLNLFINNNVKAYRDDIDLQNLIDFAQEYWSCCGARGPNDWNLNIYFNCTDLNPSRERCGVPFSCCVRDPAEDVLNTQCGYDVRLKLELEQQGFIHTKGCVGQFEKWLQDNLIVVAGVFVGIALLQIFGICLAQNLISDIKAVKANWIKYDDGYKLLK; encoded by the exons GTGCTGGGGGCCCTGTTCCTGGCCATCGGTCTCTGGGCCTGGAGTGAGAAG GGCGTTCTCTCCAACATCTCGGCGCTGACAGATCTGGGAGGCCTTGACCCTGTGTGGCTGTTTGTGGTGGTTGGAGGCATCATGTCTGTGCTGGGCTTTGCCGGCTGCATTGGGGCCCTCCGGGAGAACACCTTCCTGCTCAAATTT TTCTCCGTGTTTCTTGGCCTCATCTTCTCCCTGGAGCTGGCAACAGGGATCCTGGCCTTCGTCTTCAAGGACTGGATTCGAGACCAGCTCAACCTCTTCATCAACAACAATGTCAAGGCCTATCGGGACGACATTGACCTCCAGAACCTCATTGACTTTGCTCAGGAATAC TGGTCTTGCTGCGGAGCCCGAGGGCCCAACGACTGGAACCTCAATATCTACTTCAACTGCACTGACTTGAACCCCAGCCGGGAGCGCTGCGGGGTGCCCTTCTCCTGCTGCGTCAGGGACCCGGCG GAGGATGTCCTCAACACTCAGTGTGGCTACGACGTCCGGCTCAAACTG gagctggagcagcagggctTCATCCACACCAAAGGCTGCGTGGGCCAGTTTGAAAAGTGGCTGCAGGACAACCTGATTGTTGTGGCAGGGGTCTTTGTGGGCATCGCCCTTCTCCAG ATCTTTGGCATCTGCCTGGCCCAGAACCTCATCAGCGACATCAAGGCAGTGAAGGCCAACTG GATCAAATATGATGACGGCTACAAACTACTCAAATAA